The Aspergillus luchuensis IFO 4308 DNA, chromosome 6, nearly complete sequence genome segment AGGCGAAAAACAACATCATGCTCTTGCCGGCTGTATTTGCCGAAGACAGAATCACAATTCGGCTGATAAGATACGCGATCAAGGCAAGGTAGCTCATCTGTTATGTGGCAATTAGGAGGCATTCCAGCAATCCCGAGGAACTGAACAAGAGGTAGATAAGCTCACAATAATAGCAATTGTACCAAAGGTTTGTTCTCGCTGGACAAACCAGACACCAAGAAATATCGCAATGATGGCGACAGGGATGAGCAGCATCGTCAAAGTATACTCTGGTTCTTTGAAGTGCACATATACTAGATCATATTGGATAATGAAGCCAATCAGAAAATAGAGGTTTAGTTTTATCAGTACCAGAAAAACCTGCATTTACCCCCTATTGTTAGCAAGTATTTACAAGATACTTCAGAAAAATGGGGAACACGACGGAGTCGATGTTACCTCATAGGCCAGATAACGCATCCGAGTATCCAAGCTGCCGTGAACGGACTTGTAGATAGCCCATGAATAGTCCCGGTGGATTAAAAATGCAATTGGGCATAAAAAAAGAGTACACAGCCCTGTAAATATGCATACAAGGATCTCTGCTGGCTGGACCTGAGGCCACACATTGCGTGTAGTATCCACCAAAGTCGGATAGCTAAAACGTGACTCGAACAGTCTTGCAGTAGTATCTCTCATGAGGAGAAATTGCATCACAGAATAACCGAAGCTGCAGGCATTACAGATGCAGACTGCAAATAGAAGGATGTTATTCTTGTGGTGGATTGCGTCCAAGGATAGAAACAACTCAAACAGGCAGGCGAATATCAGAATGCCTAGGTTAATTGGAATCAAGTAGGACACCGGCACTTGATTGATGGTAGAGGTGACCCATCGTTGCCATTCAACGAGTATATAGCTGCCACGCAGGTTAGATGTGCTCGTGGTCACAAAAGGATAAGGGCATACATCTCGAAGACGATGGTCAAGACTGCTTGTGCAAGTAATACGCTGCACAACCACCATTCATACCTCGTCGTCGGCTTATACATGCTCACTTGAGAATGTGATGGGCCACCTAACGACGCCGACTGTTCAGTTGATAAAGTCCATGCCAATACGTTCAGTGAATTTTTATTGTCCGCCTCCCAcgtgatgatgaagttgaactTGCATCCAACGACGGTGTGAGAATTCTCTGGCTGATTTCCAGGTTCGCCCTGCGTTTGATAGGGCCGTAGGCAGCAGCTACTACGGGACCCGATATAGGTTTAATACAGCCTATTGGTTCAGAGTGAGACATTTTTagctattattattgaaaCCCCCAATAGTAATACATCTGTTCCCTGCCAAACGGATTAAAATCCTGGGTCAAGTTTTTCAAAAGTGGGGCGTTGGAAACTATTGGTTTTGTGTCTGCCGGTCGGCCCACCTCAACATACCTTTCAGGGTCTGATCGGTGTCCGAATGGCTTAGCATTAAGTATCAATCAGGTCTGTGGAATCTTCAATCACCTCAGTTAATCGATACCCATGTCTTGAGACATTCCGTGTCACGGGTAGTCTTCCTCAACCAAATAGCCGATAGTCCCCTGTTGATCTCGTGCATTGCGGTAGATGGTATTGTACATCCCAACAGGATTCTAATGATTTCGATACAGGGCAAGGGAGGGATGTCTTACTGCCACTAATCGTAAGGCAGGCAAGCTATTTAGGTTGCATGTCGGCAGCTCCACCCACTAGTATAGCAATTGCTTCATCCAGTCTGCAATAGATCCCGTGCCGCGATCTGCTGAAGTCTCAGCATGGCACTGTTCAGGCAGTCTGCTAACCAGAATACTCTACTCTCGTCCAGTGAGAACTTCCCAGCCAACCGCAATCGAGAAGACGAAGGTGCATGATATCTGCTACAAAGTTCTTGCAAGATCAATTCCCCAGGAATTGGCGATTGCACTGGGATCTATTCCGATTTCTGGTAGGTGTTtttgaaaatataaaattcattCAGATACATGGTACAATAATACAGGCAAAGGAAGAATAGGAAATCAACATGCCAAGTACAACCTTGCTCAACTTGAACTCCACAACAAAAAGCAAGAGATAATGGAATGTTCAATTTATGCCTTCTGGTCGGGAAATTTTCTTAGCATGTCACCCAATCGATCAATAGGCGCAGACATCAGACCAACAACAGTTTCATACGGTGGCCGGTCAGGGGCCGCTGGATGGCTTCGGGTAGGAATGAAATTCTTGGTGCGACCGAAAGAACGCGCCATACTTTCGGAGGCAGATTCACCAATAGCATGTTCAAGAGCCGGCAGATCTTGGCTTTCTTCCTCATTGATGTGCTGCTCTAAGTTCGCCCACAGGCTTTGAAGAGTGGGGATGAACTCGGTATCATCAGGCTGAAGGCCTTGAAATGTATAGAGAAGCTCCTTGACCTGCAGTGTCACGCCATTTAGCTTGATTCGTCCCTCAAAGAAACGAGGCTATAAGTAACCATACAATTTGGTGCTCCTCTCTATCGTGCTCCGCCATGGCCTTGCCGTTGTCCAGCTTTAGCTCCATCTGGGGATACACAACTAGCTCCTCGCCAATTGAGTGGCGGGCCAGCTCCCAGGTAAATTGGTTCTGCCATCTGACCCTGTCATCATTCGTTTTTGCGCCTAGAATTTGATGGTAAGCATCCTTCAGTTCGCGGTGGTCGTTCTTGATAAGTTCAGACACGCGAATCGCGGCAGGAGCGGTGGTCCGAAACCCACGCCTCGCGGTCTGAACCGTTTTGGAGAAGAAATTGGAGGATTGTGGTCCCCTGAATAATGTTttcgaaaaagaagaaagcgacATGATCGCTTGCCTGATTGGCTCGTATGCGGGTTCGTAGTAATTTGCTCAGAAAGTAGGAGTACTATTACGAAGTGCGCACTGTGTTACACTGTCCTTGAGTTCGTGAGGTACAGCGCAGAACCTGTTTATAATGTCTGAATTTCGAGGTCCAGACCAACTCGAAAGTATGACATAGTTGGTCACTACGTGCGCAGTCCGGCCAGCCAACAATGGTTACGCAATTAATCATGTTTTGTCTGCGCCTCAAAGTGAGAGGGGCCTCACGTTGGCATGATAAAACAATGACATAGTCCAGACGTCGCGATTTTGGCGGATGGTGGCTCTGCTGGAGAAACCAATAGGAAATTGTATAGGATCATTGCCATGCGGAAAAGCCCTCAATAACCGGCTTCTTGGCCGTTGAGGTCTCTGGGATATGCTTGAGAGTCCTGCTGAGGGCTTAGCTTAGCCATGGCCACTCAGTCGATTTGCTCATCACGACGACAGCCTTCTCAAAGTCTAATCGGGGTGGTA includes the following:
- a CDS encoding uncharacterized protein (COG:S;~EggNog:ENOG410PNW1;~InterPro:IPR012312;~PFAM:PF01814;~antiSMASH:Cluster_6.7); this encodes MSLSSFSKTLFRGPQSSNFFSKTVQTARRGFRTTAPAAIRVSELIKNDHRELKDAYHQILGAKTNDDRVRWQNQFTWELARHSIGEELVVYPQMELKLDNGKAMAEHDREEHQIVKELLYTFQGLQPDDTEFIPTLQSLWANLEQHINEEESQDLPALEHAIGESASESMARSFGRTKNFIPTRSHPAAPDRPPYETVVGLMSAPIDRLGDMLRKFPDQKA